ATAGATGAACTTACGGTGACTTCAGCACGAACAACAAGCTTATGTGGAACACTGTTGACATCAACTGAGTAGAATCTTACTCTGCATCAGTTGGTGATGACAAAGAAAAGGAATTCAGACTTCATTATGGCATTATAAAGCAAGAGAAATGGTGGATGCACACCTTGGATGATAATCGGCTGCTAGTTTTTCGAGTTTTGGTTTCAAAAAGATGCACTTCCTGCACCAGCTCGCCATCCTACATATCGAAATACTTCATATTCTCAGCCTAAACAATGCATAAATAGATCAAAACAAGAAGCTGTTTATGTGCAAAAACTAACATAGGCGATGCAACAAAAGATGTCAAATTCTAGTTATAACCATTTCAAGAACTCATGGAAATATTTCTTGTTCTAACAAAGGACATCCGTGTGCTACTGAACCGACTAATCGGATATCAAATACCTCAAGATTCGTTTTCTTGATAACTTTTCGAATTCCCCTTTTTTGTCCctcttatcttcttcttcttttctttctctacTCTCCCATTCTCGTGGCTTCTGACAATGAGATCAGATGATGGTTGGGGCCCTTAAACTAAAGGGAATGAGGCCAAAGAAATTGGCAGTATGGCTAAAACAAGAATATATAAGAAGTTCGCCTTATATCTATTTTCCATTGAGGAAGAGCCGGGAATGATTAACTACCACGATAGATAACTAAAAAGTGTGTTTACGAGCATCCACATTGGTTCCTCTTCCTATGCAAATCGCAACCAAGAACTTGCCTTACTACCTCAGCCCACCACACCTTggacaaaaacacatcactaaaACCAATTCATTCCCACCAAACTCCAATCTCCAAACTAGTATAGCCACCCACGGCTACATCTAACCGCGCATTGAAACGACAAGAAGCTTATAGCATCACTTCTCTTTCTTGTGATCAAATGCATCATAATGAAGATATGAGAATAACATGCTCAAGCATTATTTTCCAATGTAATCTTTGGAATAAACACATTCATATTCCTATTTACCCAAATGATCGAAACCATGTTCACATAAGCTACAAAATAAGGTatttaatgaataaaatatgcacTTCACCTAAATAATTCTTGAAAACTAGCAATCAAAAGGGgggaaacagaaaataaaagtaCAATCTTTTTCACTGAGAAATTCAGCTAAATAAAAGGGGGAAAAACATCCTTCAATTcagaaataaatatatgtaaagGAGAGAGAGACCATAGAATGACGACGGATTCATCGAGATGTTGAGCCTCGGCGATGACGCGATCGAAATGGGATTCGCTGGAAATGGGCACCAATTCCATCGAAAGCGGCGAAATCTCGAGCTCCTGTTGAGAAATCGGTCTGCTTTCATTAGAATTACAGCTTATTGCCAATCTCCGGCCTTTCATTTGATGAAAACTGCAGCTCCGAGAAACGGAGTTTGCGCCGCCATTGGAGTAATTGAATTTTCTGCTCGAATCAACGAAACAGTACGGCGGAATTCTCAAATAGTGGGTTTTAACTGACGGCGAGATTTTCATTAGACTGAATTAGTGAATCAGTGATCGAATGCTTGATTTTGAATGCGTGTGGTTTGGAATTGAATGCGAAGAAGCTCTGAGCTGAATTGCTTT
This sequence is a window from Salvia splendens isolate huo1 chromosome 14, SspV2, whole genome shotgun sequence. Protein-coding genes within it:
- the LOC121763575 gene encoding thioredoxin-like 3-2, chloroplastic; its protein translation is MKISPSVKTHYLRIPPYCFVDSSRKFNYSNGGANSVSRSCSFHQMKGRRLAISCNSNESRPISQQELEISPLSMELVPISSESHFDRVIAEAQHLDESVVILWMASWCRKCIFLKPKLEKLAADYHPRVRFYSVDVNSVPHKLVVRAEVTKMPTIQLWRDGKKQAEVIGGHHKAYLVVNEVREIIENEIS